A region of the Candidatus Hydrogenedentota bacterium genome:
GCTGTCTTGAACGACAATATTCAAGCGCTCAGACTGTTGCGGATGGCGAAGTCGGCGGTTCGCGAGAACCTGGGTCACGACCTGTATCGGTTGTCCATGCCTGTAGGGTTGATCTGGGGCCGCGACGACATTGTTACCCCGCCGGAGGTGGCCGAAGAATTCCACCAGAAGCTGCCTCTGTCGCGGCTGAGTTACCTTGACCATTGCGGGCACGCTCCCATGATGGAAAAACCCGAAGAGTTCAGCGTGCTTTTCCGCCGCTACCTGCGTTGGTTTGATCAGGTCCGGGAGGATGCATACGAAGCGGTGGCGGTGAACGCCCCGGGTTTGTCCCGGCTG
Encoded here:
- a CDS encoding alpha/beta hydrolase codes for the protein AVLNDNIQALRLLRMAKSAVRENLGHDLYRLSMPVGLIWGRDDIVTPPEVAEEFHQKLPLSRLSYLDHCGHAPMMEKPEEFSVLFRRYLRWFDQVREDAYEAVAVNAPGLSRLQADEKTTLPAWA